A section of the Primulina eburnea isolate SZY01 chromosome 1, ASM2296580v1, whole genome shotgun sequence genome encodes:
- the LOC140823581 gene encoding uncharacterized protein has product MPTEHCRKSGQIPAFGDWENAGELPITQYFECARQAGLLRCSCSGECPAGYVNNNINNAGFWGGGAGGGADLYASGFERPPPRRVAFEKPPPRRIYSAPQQKARRFDKGCSNEKEQRKQVQVPYLMHHPRNHQHYYPKQSNKPAYVVSQQQTSTVTGKPVDEDLYKIPSELVDNSKGKKVLGFFRRCMVPPCAA; this is encoded by the exons ATGCCTACG GAACACTGCCGGAAAAGTGGGCAAATCCCGGCGTTTGGTGACTGGGAGAACGCGGGCGAGTTGCCGATTACGCAGTATTTCGAATGTGCGAGGCAGGCGGGGCTGCTCCGATGTAGCTGCTCAGGAGAATGCCCTGCCGGTTATGTGAACAATAATATCAACAACGCCGGTTTCTGGGGTGGCGGCGCCGGAGGCGGCGCTGATCTTTACGCCTCAGGGTTTGAGAGACCTCCGCCTCGCAGGGTGGCGTTCGAGAAACCGCCGCCGCGCCGGATTTATTCAGCTCCTCAACAGAAG GCGAGACGATTTGACAAAGGCTGCTCAAATGAGAAGGAGCAAAGGAAACAAGTTCAGGTTCCCTATCTGATGCATCATCCCAGAAATCATCAGCACTACTACCCGAAACAAAGTAACAAGCCTGCATATGTCGTCTCACAGCAGCAAACGTCGACGGTTACTGGAAAGCCGGTTGATGAAGATCTTTACAAGATCCCTTCCGAACTTGTTGACAATTCCAAAGGA AAAAAAGTATTGGGATTCTTTAGGAGATGCATGGTACCCCCTTGTGCAGCATGA